Proteins from a single region of Vairimorpha necatrix chromosome 6, complete sequence:
- a CDS encoding reverse transcriptase yields MLKGKAELWFRANEESMLTYKQFVENFKRNFIKRESEIDKTEKFWDLIREGPIHPDMLSYSYSLHIYAGKSESLFKRSKEKLRDLLDDEYLRDGIERCHDWNELEEFMKLKEERLNKKIRIFYKKQFKNKNEYKNKNEYKSSEMKIDYRGNETRVSPDSKPYKKELFKKNEQKKALLSQQNYLKKEAEELSDEFLKEKGEIKGFNGTSRVIGSCKLKIKPNNRSGAETITLLVVNDMEEAIILGIEEIEKLNMIDYIPINQKKVGKKRSIPKKKRIVLNAEVTTKKEDSNPDLNELIKNIKCENTLLRKKYTHTLEKYTKLFSDDNSLNNIEIEHAIELVNGATMSPCPKYKRSPEEHKIIREEVKKFIEKGIIEESESQYISPVVLVKKKGWRIDETLDQLQGAKIFSTMDVESAYNQISVRQEDRFKTAFYTREGIYQWRKMPFGLINAPFTFQKIMNKYFAKYMHKFVTIYLDDILVYSNDHDSHLQHLETILSIIKKVGLKLNKKKWLFVQESVEFLGFSVCNGEISIPLQQKMHVRAFNGYSSFFSKFINNYADKMNPLYDTIKGAKNSKLKMTEEALQAFNNMKKEIANASGLKLPGFRKKFYLYTDASNLALGAVLQQEDEHGELRPIICISRTLSPAEINYTVTEKDLSNTTVYNKDGSSSIKMATKSKRGYR; encoded by the exons ATGCTTAAGGGAAAAGCCGAACTATGGTTTAGAGCGAACGAAGAATCGATGCTCACATATAAGCAATTtgttgaaaattttaaacgtaattttattaaaagagaaTCAGAAATAGATAAAACTGAAAAGTTCTGGGACCTAATCAGGGAAGGCCCAATTCATCCAGATATGCTGTCATACAGTTACAGCCTACATATATACGCTGGAAAATCAGAATCcttatttaaaagaagtaAAGAGAAACTCAGAGATTTATTAGATGACGAATACCTACGCGATGGTATAGAAAGATGTCATGATTGGAACGAGTTAGAGGAATTcatgaaattaaaagaagaaagattgaataaaaaaattcgaatcttctataaaaaacaatttaaaaataaaaatgaatataaaaataaaaatgaatataaaagtaGTGAAATGAAAATAGACTACAGGGGTAACGAGACAAGAGTCAGCCCCGATTCAAAgccttataaaaaagaattatttaaaaagaatgaGCAAAAGAAAGCTCTATTATCTCAGCAAAACTACTTAAA AAAAGAAGCGGAAGAGCTGAGTGATGAATTTCTAAAGGAAAAAGGAGAAATAAAAGGTTTTAATGGAACAAGCAGAGTGATAGGCTCATGTaaacttaaaataaaaccaAATAATCGCTCAGGAGCGGAAACAATTACCTTATTAGTGGTGAATGATATGGAGGAAGCGATAATTCTTGGAATAGAAGAAAtcgaaaaattaaatatgataGACTATATCCCAATAAACCAAAAGAAAGTCGgtaaaaaaagatcaaTACCTAAGAAAAAAAGGATTGTATTAAACGCGGAAGTTACTACAAAGAAGGAAGATAGTAACCCGGATTTGAATGAATTAATTAAGAACATCAAATGTGAAAACACACTGTTAAGAAAGAAGTATACACACActcttgaaaaatatactaAACTATTCTCTGATgataattctttaaataatatcGAGATCGAACACGCGATCGAATTAGTAAATGGAGCTACTATGTCTCCATGCCCAAAGTATAAAAGATCCCCGGAAGAACACAAGATCATTCGAGAAGAAGTTAAGAAATTCATTGAAAAGGGCATAATTGAGGAGAGTGAAAGTCAGTATATATCACCAGTGGTactagtaaaaaaaaaaggatGGAG GATTGATGAGACCCTGGATCAACTACAAGGGGCTAAAATATTCAGCACAATGGACGTTGAATCGGCATATAACCAGATATCTGTAAGGCAAGAAGATAGATTTAAGACTGCTTTTTACACACGAGAAGGAATCTATCAATGGAGAAAAATGCCTTTCGGGTTAATTAATGCACCCTTCACATTTCAAAAGATCATGAATAAGTACTTTGCGAAATATATGCATAAATTTGTAACAATATACTTAGATGATATTTTAGTATATTCAAACGATCATGATAGCCATCTACAACATTTAGAGACTATTCTGAGTATTATTAAGAAGGTAGGGCTGAAActaaataagaaaaaatggCTATTTGTACAGGAAAGTGTGGAATTTCTTGGATTTAGTGTGTGCAACGGAGAGATTTCAATACCTTTGCAGCAAAAGATGC ATGTCAGGGCTTTTAATGGatattcttcattttttagcaagtttattaataattacgCAGATAAAATGAATCCATTATACGATACGATTAAAGGAgctaaaaattcaaaactGAAAATGACAGAAGAAGCTTTGCAAgcatttaataatatgaaaaaagaaatcgCCAATGCATCTGGCTTGAAACTACCAGGTTttagaaagaaattttacttATATACAGATGCATCGAATTTGGCATTGGGAGCAGTATTACAACAAGAAGATGAACATGGAGAATTGAGACCCATTATATGCATCTCAAGAACTTTGAGCCCAGCAGAAATTAACTACACGGTAACAGAAAAGGA TTTATCTAACACAACAGTTTATAATAAGGACGGATCATCAAGCATTAAAATGGCTACTAAATCTAAAAGAGGCTACAGGTAG
- a CDS encoding primase — translation MDEIISKYTESEMKLLLKIIRTPVGEVMEEISKLSSYFKKFKLSNLQLFERERIFLRAFTDFVQSDEIEVHLARARYRFVTDIDRAGLAGEAILYVLPMKTCVYDLKTYLGRAYTDADLFSKCFDFDYKKDEDTHKAFSLLKSIFSDPNVFKYAVITMANWLDSRKPNDNLLFFTGVGSDGKSLLMRSLSLVFGRFSDTLKSSFFSNESNNGNTANPVVKGLKTIKVAFVSEPEAGKLKTEFIKKLCGSDEISARNLYDNFIVRFKLRTNFVIAMDDLSFFSSTDYALWRRVKIIPLESKFVEIPKHKNEKKIYPDLGMKIGSDSRYVCVKFYDRNARSVSIRIRDIKNLEDEFKSWLEKHVVYKLGLVLSNKELFNRYEDNNTEKLYLTKEQR, via the exons ATGGATGAAATAATATCTAAATATACAGAAAGCGAGatgaaattattattgaagATCATTAGAACACCAGTTGGTGAAGTAATGGAGGAAATATCTAAATTGTCatcttattttaaaaaatttaaattgtcTAACTTACAACTCTTTGAACGAGAAAG GATTTTTTTACGGGCATTCACTGACTTTGTACAAAGTGATGAGATTGAAGTCCATTTAGCAAGGGCAAGGTACAGATTTGTGACTGATATAGACCGAGCAGGCTTGGCTGGGGAGGCCAT ACTTTACGTGTTGCCGATGAAGACATGCGTATATGATTTGAAGACGTATTTGGGTCGGGCATACACCGATGCCGATTTATTTTCCAAATGCTTCGACTTTgactataaaaaagatgaagATACACATAAGGCATTTAGTCTGTTAAAGTCAATTTTCTCTGATCCCaatgtatttaaatatgCAGTAATCACTATGGCAAACTGGTTGGATAGTAGGAAACCaaatgataatttattattttttacaggAGTAGGAAGTGATGGAAAGAGTCTTTTAATGCGTTCTTTATCATTAGTTTTTGGAAGGTTTTCAGATACTTTAAAGTcaagttttttttcgaatGAAAGTAATAACGGGAATACTGCAAATCCCGTTGTCAAGGGactaaaaacaattaaggTAGCATTTGTTTCTGAACCAGAGGCTGGTAAATTGAAAACAGaattcattaaaaaattatgtggTTCAGATGAAATATCAGCTCgaaatttatatgataattttatagtaagatttaaattaagaACTAATTTTGTTATTGCCATGGACGATCTGTCTTTCTTCTCCTCAACTGATTATGCATTATGGAGGCGGGTTAAGATTATACCCCTTGAGTCTAAATTCGTGGAAATTcctaaacataaaaatgaaaaaaaaatatatccaGATCTTGGTATGAAAATAGGGAGCGATTCTAGGTATGTTTGTGTT aaattttacGATAGAAATGCCAGAAGCGTGTCAATTAGAATTAGagacattaaaaatttggaaGATGAATTTAAATCTTGGTTGGAAAAACATGTAGTATATAAATTAGGTCTTGTTTTGAGTAATAAAGAGCTCTTTAATAGATATGAAGATAATAATACAgagaaattatatttgacCAAAGAACAACGCTAA